A genome region from Colwellia sp. Arc7-D includes the following:
- a CDS encoding nuclear transport factor 2 family protein, protein MKKFPYYCLVALMSVSSFAWTSDLSSAIKAKNDKYIELFNEGKAEQLSQMFTEDALYLNDGFSIIQGRKEIAKQLKMEMSAGPATITLKTVELKRDNRTATEVGVWEVTIKGEKSNEKILGNYLVVWQKQSNGQWLIYRDVINYSEKHQTL, encoded by the coding sequence ATGAAAAAGTTTCCTTATTACTGCCTAGTTGCACTGATGAGTGTTTCATCATTTGCTTGGACCAGTGATTTAAGTTCAGCAATCAAAGCAAAAAATGATAAATACATAGAGTTGTTCAATGAAGGAAAGGCTGAGCAATTGTCCCAAATGTTTACAGAAGATGCATTATATTTAAATGATGGTTTTTCAATAATTCAGGGGCGTAAAGAAATAGCCAAACAGCTCAAAATGGAAATGTCGGCAGGGCCAGCAACCATAACTTTAAAAACTGTTGAACTAAAGCGTGATAATAGAACTGCAACAGAGGTCGGAGTTTGGGAAGTCACCATAAAAGGTGAAAAATCTAATGAAAAAATATTAGGTAATTACTTAGTCGTTTGGCAAAAACAATCTAATGGCCAATGGCTGATTTATCGTGACGTGATTAACTATTCAGAAAAACATCAAACCCTATAG